The genome window TTGCTCCTTCGGTCGCAGCCCAGGCCACGCGGCGGTCGGGCTCCTGCGCGAGGATCCGGGCCTCCCACTCGCGCTTGACTCCACCGATTTCAGCGACCCAGTGGAGCCGGTCGTCGCTAAGCTGCTCTACCTTCTTCACCCCGCCCATGAAGTGGGGAAACTCTTCGAACTGTGTCCATTGGTTGTAGGCCACGCTCACCGGAACGTTGACCATGATCTGCTTTTCGATCCTCGTGCTCACAGCGTCTCCTTCGGTTCGAACGTCGATGAAATGAATTCATCAGTATGCTTACGATACATAAACACCCGGCCGCTGGCTACGCGTCGGAAATTTGCTCTTCTGACCAGTCCGGTCGGCCAGCCGCTCCGAATCTCTCAGGTTGGGCGAAGATCCACCTCAACGTTTCGTCAGCTGTACACGCCGGTTGGCCGGGAAAGTACCGGGAATCTTCGCCGTTCCATTGGGACAACTAGAGACACAAAAAGATAGAGTGCCCTGTCGGGGAATGGGGTGAGGCGTATGAGTCCAACGTGGTTGGCGGGTGCAGTCCTGCCTGCCGTCGACCGGAACGAGCCGGTGCCCGAGGTTCTGCGCGCGCTATCCAGCTCCCATCAACTGGGAGCGATCATTGTTGGTAAACCCGGCGTCGGTAAATCCTTCCTGTTGCATGAGGCGCTCAGCAAGACCGAGGTAGACCAACTCGCCATCCACATGCGCGGCACGGCTCTCTCGACGGACAAACCCTTCGCAGCCCTGTCATTCCTCATGGGTGAACTCGGCCTGAGCTTCGAGTTGGACCCCCACGACATTGTGGACGCGCTGGCTCCGCACCTTCGGGAGATGGCCGACCGGAAGCAGATTGTCCTGGTGGTCGAGAATGCTGATGCACTGGATGCGGCATCGGCGGAGGTCGTTGCGCAGCTCGCCCTGAACCGCTCCGCCAAGCTGCTGGTCGCCTGCAGGGACCTTACGCGATGTCCGCCGAGCCTGCGGACGCTCTGGCTTGAGGGAGCGCTCGCGCGCGTGGACCTGGACTGCCTCCCGCTGGCGGAAGCGCAGCAGCTGCTTACCACAGCGCTCGACGGCGTCATCTCGCGAAGAGCGCTGCATGCCCTTTGGGACGCCAGCTCCGGCAACCCGCGACTGATGCAACTGCTGGTCCAGGATTTTGTCAGTTCAGGTCGGCTCGTCCGCCACGGGGACATCTGGGTTCGCGGCCGGGGACCGGTCGAGGTGTCGCAGGCGACGGCGGACGCTGTGATGGCTCACCTCGGTGCGTTGACGCCTGAGCAACTGGCGCTACTGGAGATGTTGGCGCTGGCCGGTTCAATGCCGTTGAGCCTCGCTTCGACTCTTGGCTCCGTTGGGGACCTTGATCACCTGCGGGGCGTTGGAGCAATCGAGCTTGGCCGTGATCCCCAGCAGCTCGTGATCGTCGGCTATCTGGTCGGTCTGGTGATCCGAAACCAGGTCGGGGCGTTTGCCCGGGTGGGTCATCTCGCACGGCTGCGGGAGCAGAGCCCCGATGGCGTCCCGCCCATCCATCCCGTACGCCATGCCGAGTGGGTTCTGGAATGCGGGTTGCCACTGGGTGCGGAAATCGCGCTTCGTGCAGCCACCTTGGCCAACGATCACCACGACACTGAGACCGCCCTGAGGCTCCTCGGTTCCGCTACAGGGGAAGGCGAAGCGGCATTGCCCCTGCTGCTGGAAACGGCCCGTGCCCACATCAAGGCCGAGGACCTGACGTCCGCGGCCACAGTGATGGGGGAATTCGAGAAAGCGGCACGTACCGTGATCCCCAAGGAGGAGCTGGCACTTCTCGAGAACCCGAAGAACCGCGCCCTTCGTGTCCGCATGGAGGCTGCTCGCTCGATTCTGGCCGCATGGAACAGCCGTCCGCTCGGCAGCTCCGGTCCCGCAGCCCGAATCGGGCCGGAACCGGGGAGTATTCTCCTGGCCCAGATGGAGCAGGCTGCCACCGAGGGGCGTTTCACTGACATTGCATCAACCCTGAGGAAAACGCAGAAGGAGTGGAGCGCCGACGGGCCGGAGATGGCGCTGCAGCTCACCGGCCTTCTGGCGCTCGCCGATGCGGTAACCGACGGCCAGCACGAGGCTCACGCCCTCAGTGAGGAACTCGCAGCGTCCCTCCAGCACGTCGCGGTGCCTCCCAGGGTGCGTGCCCGCCTGGTGTTTTGGCTCCAGTTGGTGTCCCTGGTTACGGGAGGCGCGGGTCAGGTACCGCAGAATCAACCGTCGGTCTCCGCTGACGGCACCGCCGGTGAACTGATGGACGGGGTGACGCTTGCCCTCCAAGGTCGGCACGAGGAGGCTTTGGAGCTGCTCGTGCCGGCCCTGGCTCAGTTGCATGTAAGCGATCCCGCCGGTCTGAGGTGTACGGCTGCTGCCGCCACCGCTTACTGTTATGCGCTTCAGGGCGAGTCCGGCAAGGTACGGCCTCTGATGTTCCCGCTTGAGGATAGGACTGCGCAGGCGAGCATCCCGCAGTTCGCCCTCCGTTACTTCCGTGCCCTCACCCTCGTTCAGCTCGGTTCCACCGCCGAGGCGCGACGGATGTTGAGCATGCAGGCGGAGGAGGAAAAGTCTGCAGGGCGGTCCGGGCTCGAAGTTGTTGTCCGGGCTGAGCTGGTCTGCCTGGGTGACAGGGACGCGGCAGCTGAACTGGTGGCCGCCGCGGCCCGCACGCAAGGCCCGTTCTCCGACCTCTGTGCGCTCCTTGGGGAAGGGGTCCGTTCCCGGAAGCCGAACCTTCTGGCGGATGCGGCCAAAGCAGCGGAAGCTATGGGAAGCTATGGCTTCGCGGAGGACATCCGCGAGCTTCTGCGGAAACTCGCAGTGGCATCGGGCGACCGCACGCTAACCAAGAAGATTCGGCGTGCCACAGCCGCGTCCGGCTTTCACCCGAACGCTTCCCGTTCCGGCGCGCAGCTGAACCTCCTCACGCCACGCGAACGGGAAGTGGCCCGGCTTGCTAGAAGCGGCCTATCCAACAAGGAAATAGCCGCGCGCCTGCACGTCTCGATCCGCACGGTCGAGGGTCACCTTTACCAGATCTACGTGAAGATCGGCGTGAGCAGCCGCAATGACCTCCTCGCCGCGCTCGACGGCGAAGCCTCCTAAGTCTGCTGCGCCCCCCTTCCCAGATACTCGTCGGCCAGTTGTTTCACCGTGCGTTCTCCGCAGTCAGCCAGCGTGCTCAGAGCCGGCCGGGGAACCCGGACGGCGCCGCGGCTGAGGCGCGTCTCCAGGTCCCCGGCGAGTGCTGCCAGTTGGGTGGCACCCAGCATCCGAGAGGACGTCATGATACCCAGCAGAACCTCCTGGGCCTCCGTGGGATCCCTGTGCCGTGAGGCGTTGACCAGTCTGGTGTATCGCTTATCCCAGATCTCGATGAAGTTCCGGACAAACTGGTGCACCGGCTCCGGATCGTGGAAGTCCGTTTCCATGGCCACCAGCACGGAAAGGTCGAGCAGCGGGGCTTCGTCGGGTGATGTCACTGCGATCATTCCGATGTAGGCAGCTAGTCCTGCTCACCGTCGGCGGCAGGAGTTGCCATCTCGGAACGCGGCACCATGCGGGTCACGGCCATGCCGGCGGCGAGCAGGGCGAAGCCGGCCAGGCCCAGCCAGAAAATGTCTCCGGCGCCCGTGTAGGCCAGGGCTCCGGACCCGATACCGGCGGCCATGGGAGAAGAGGGATTGTTGTACATGGAATTACCACTTTCTTTCTGATCTGCGCAGGACATCGAAATAAGCGCGAGCGTGAACAATTTGAAGGAAGATGTCGTAGGGAAGTTCGTACATTGTGGCGGCGAGAAATCGCTGAGTGCGATTCTTGTCTTTAAGTGTGATAGATCGCTCAAGCACAAAAATTCCTGTCACAGCGAGCCAGAATGGGTGGATATTGATACTTCCCACGGCCACCAGGCTCCAAATCAAGGATCCGAGGTAGGCGAGCGTCACGAGTATTCCCACCAGGCTCAGGAGCTGCCTTCCCCAGTAGGCGGCCGTCACGCGGGTGAAGCCGTACTGGAAACAGTTCTCCATGGCACCGCGCTTCCAGCGCAGCCGCTGTGCCCAGAGTTCGCGCCACGAGCTCATTGCGTCGGTGACAAGCAGGCAGTCCGACGGCGCCAGTAGCTTCATGCCGACAGTCATCACCGCGAAACTCAATTCGTTGTCCTCGGTAAGGACGGTGGTGTCATAGACGCCACCTGCGCCGTCACCGGCAGGCAGTTCGCCGGTGAGGCGGGCCTGGGAAATCCTTCGCAGCGTGCTGGCCCGGAACATGGCGGCGGTGCCGGTGACAACAAGGCATTTGCCTTTGAGCCGCCTCACGTCGCGGGCGTACCGGGCATACTCGTTGTCCTGCAGGTGGATCAGGAACCGCTCGGCAAGGGAAGCATCAGGGCCGGCCTGGACGGCGCGGAACGTCCCGCCTACCGCTCCCAGGGAGGCGTCACCTCCAATATGCCGACGGGCGCCGGCCACAAAGTGCGGGTCAAGGATGGAGTCCGCGTCCTGCACCAGCACGGTGTCGTCGTCGTGCAGGGTCGGCAAAAGATTCGCGAGGACCTGGTTGAGCGCACCTGCCTTCTTGGCTGTGTTTCCGAAGCTCTCGAAGACGGAGACACCGGGAAGATCGGCGTCGCGGACCAGCTCCACCGTTCGGTCCGTGCAATTGTCGGCAATGACAATAATCTGTGAGGGGCGTCGGGATTGCTGCAGGAGACCGCGCACGGCCTGAAGAATAAGCTCCTGCTCATTATGGGCAGGAATAAGTGCGACTACCCGCCGGTCCTCGAATGTCCCCGGCGAGACTGTCGATTCCCGGATTAGGGCAGCGGGCATTACATCTCCTCAACAACTCGCAATTGTTGAGAAGACTATTCACCGCGCAATGCATTACACACGCGTAATTCCTACGCGAATCCCTGCGGCTATTTACGTGCAATGTACGTGGGAATTATGCGAAATCCGCCGGGGGGCTACTGGGAAGTACGTGCAACACCCGCAGCCCTACCCGGAGAACTACCCGGGTAGGGCTGCGGCAGATGAGATCGGAGGGCGCTACCTTGCAGCTACCCGGGTAGGTGCGGAGGTCTTGGCCACCGACCGGTATCCGGTCTTGATTCCGGTGACGCGGACCGTGAGCTGGGCGTTCCTGTCCCGAACGTTCACCCTGTAGGACTTCGCCGTTGCACCGGAGATGGCCACTCCGGAGCGGTACCACTGGTACCGGAAGGTGGTGCCGGTGGTCCACCGTCCGGGGTTTGCGGACAGTGTCCGTCCCGCCCGGGCGGTGCCCTGGATGGTCGGGGTGGAGGAGAGGGGGATCGGCGCGATGACGGGTGCCGGCGTCGTGCTTTGCACCGCAGGGCGAGGTGTGAAGGAAAAGTCGCGCAGCACCACGCTCTCCGGTCGGACGGTAGCGGGGGAGCCGCCGCCCCCGCCGGTGACCCATAGGTTGAAGTGGATGGCCTCGCGTGCCGGGACCGGGACGGTCGAGCCCTCCAAGATGGTCCGCTTGAGCAGTTTGCCTGTGTAGCCCTCGCCGGCGAAGGTCTCGAACGTGATCCGTCGCGGTTCCCAGACCATGCGGTGGGTCAGGACGGGATCGGCGGTGACGCCGAAGGTCACCGTGTTGTTGCCGCCCTGGCCTGGCGCCTTCGTGGCGTCGAACCAGTAGCCGTGTGCGGCGCTGACGGGCCAGGACTCGCCGTACGCGGCGCCTCCGCCCCAAGCTGACGCCTCGCACAGGTCGATTTCGTTGTAGCCGGGTGCGGCGTCCGGGTCGTAGGTGAACAGGCACCCCCACACCACTTCCTTCTGGAGGCTGCGCAGGTCCTTCTCCACGGTGACGCTGTAGGTTCCGTAGCCGAAGCCCTTGCGGGTGGAGAGGAACTCGGCGCCGACGGGGGCATTCCCGGTGGGGTTGGTGATGCTCAGCTTCACGTGGCCGCGGGCATCGGGATTCGCGACGTTGGCCGGATCCACGAGTCGGTTGTAGTGCGGTGCGCCGGCCCAGAAGCGTTTCTGCCAGTTGAAGCCCTTCCAGGAGAAGCTGCCGGCGGGGCCCGGGTCAACGGTAGTCATGGGTTCATTACTAACAGTGCCAACGGCATTCGCGGGCGTGATCGTGCCGGCGGCGAGCACGACTGCGGTGACGGCAACGAAGAGGCTTCTGGGTAGGGCGCGGGTGAGGTTCACGGGATGCTCCTGGCTGTTCGATCGAGACTTGGTGTTGCTCCCGATCGAGTATGTTTGGGCTTCCCTCTGATTCCGGCAGGAACCCATCAGCGCAACCGCATTCTTCCCAAAGCTTTGACAGCCGCTTGACTGTGCTTAAAAGTCCTGCCAAACGCGCAGCTAACCACTCATTTTCCGCTGGAAAAGCGCACCTTCTGCGCACTCAGAGGGGGCAGGACGACGACGGCGGCGCCTACTCGTGCGAGGGCTCGCCGGTGATCTGGTGGTCGGCATGGTTCATAGCCTCGCGGACCAGGCGCGTGAGGTGCCCGTCGACGATGCTGTACACAACGTTCCTGCCCTCACGGCGGGTGCTGACCAGGCCGGAAAACCGCAGCTTGGCCAGGTGCTGGCTCACTGAGGTGCGGGAGGCGCCCGTGCGCTCGACCAGGGCGCCGACGTCGGACGGTCCTTCGGTGAGCAGCCAGAGCAGGTGGAGCCGGGTGGGGTCGGCGAGCATCCGGAAGGTCGCCGCGCCGGCTTCGAGACGGGGCTGGTCGGGATTGTCGGCGTGGTGGAGGCTCGGTTCCCGTTTCGGTAGGACCTCGCCCATTATTCCCTCGTTCTAGCGTGCCTGTTCACTCAGTTCCGGCGCCTGCACGGTGCTCTCAGCCGTGCCAACGCCCGGCCAGAGCCGGAACGCAGCCACCGTGCCCAGTGTAGCGATCACAGCCAGCACAGCGGCAGCGGTCGGCAGGCCCGCATCAGCGCCT of Arthrobacter sp. JZ12 contains these proteins:
- a CDS encoding helix-turn-helix transcriptional regulator: MSPTWLAGAVLPAVDRNEPVPEVLRALSSSHQLGAIIVGKPGVGKSFLLHEALSKTEVDQLAIHMRGTALSTDKPFAALSFLMGELGLSFELDPHDIVDALAPHLREMADRKQIVLVVENADALDAASAEVVAQLALNRSAKLLVACRDLTRCPPSLRTLWLEGALARVDLDCLPLAEAQQLLTTALDGVISRRALHALWDASSGNPRLMQLLVQDFVSSGRLVRHGDIWVRGRGPVEVSQATADAVMAHLGALTPEQLALLEMLALAGSMPLSLASTLGSVGDLDHLRGVGAIELGRDPQQLVIVGYLVGLVIRNQVGAFARVGHLARLREQSPDGVPPIHPVRHAEWVLECGLPLGAEIALRAATLANDHHDTETALRLLGSATGEGEAALPLLLETARAHIKAEDLTSAATVMGEFEKAARTVIPKEELALLENPKNRALRVRMEAARSILAAWNSRPLGSSGPAARIGPEPGSILLAQMEQAATEGRFTDIASTLRKTQKEWSADGPEMALQLTGLLALADAVTDGQHEAHALSEELAASLQHVAVPPRVRARLVFWLQLVSLVTGGAGQVPQNQPSVSADGTAGELMDGVTLALQGRHEEALELLVPALAQLHVSDPAGLRCTAAAATAYCYALQGESGKVRPLMFPLEDRTAQASIPQFALRYFRALTLVQLGSTAEARRMLSMQAEEEKSAGRSGLEVVVRAELVCLGDRDAAAELVAAAARTQGPFSDLCALLGEGVRSRKPNLLADAAKAAEAMGSYGFAEDIRELLRKLAVASGDRTLTKKIRRATAASGFHPNASRSGAQLNLLTPREREVARLARSGLSNKEIAARLHVSIRTVEGHLYQIYVKIGVSSRNDLLAALDGEAS
- a CDS encoding glycosyltransferase family 2 protein, with the protein product MPAALIRESTVSPGTFEDRRVVALIPAHNEQELILQAVRGLLQQSRRPSQIIVIADNCTDRTVELVRDADLPGVSVFESFGNTAKKAGALNQVLANLLPTLHDDDTVLVQDADSILDPHFVAGARRHIGGDASLGAVGGTFRAVQAGPDASLAERFLIHLQDNEYARYARDVRRLKGKCLVVTGTAAMFRASTLRRISQARLTGELPAGDGAGGVYDTTVLTEDNELSFAVMTVGMKLLAPSDCLLVTDAMSSWRELWAQRLRWKRGAMENCFQYGFTRVTAAYWGRQLLSLVGILVTLAYLGSLIWSLVAVGSINIHPFWLAVTGIFVLERSITLKDKNRTQRFLAATMYELPYDIFLQIVHARAYFDVLRRSERKW
- a CDS encoding metalloregulator ArsR/SmtB family transcription factor, which encodes MGEVLPKREPSLHHADNPDQPRLEAGAATFRMLADPTRLHLLWLLTEGPSDVGALVERTGASRTSVSQHLAKLRFSGLVSTRREGRNVVYSIVDGHLTRLVREAMNHADHQITGEPSHE